One Halostagnicola kamekurae DNA segment encodes these proteins:
- a CDS encoding Rpp14/Pop5 family protein produces the protein MKHLPKHLRPRWRYLAVELETWPDATIDRRAFQRDLWYAGQNLLGDPGSADAELSVVRFEFGDGIGESVVKVRRGETEPARAALACIDRIDGFPVGIRVTGISGTIRAAEEKFLGKRGQVPAERNVVFENAERVAVGRNAAADIRLDDAFVGATDLDLV, from the coding sequence ATGAAACACCTGCCGAAACACCTCAGGCCACGGTGGCGCTATCTCGCGGTCGAACTCGAGACCTGGCCCGACGCGACGATCGATCGACGGGCGTTCCAGCGCGACCTCTGGTATGCGGGGCAGAATCTCCTCGGCGATCCGGGGAGCGCGGACGCCGAACTCTCCGTCGTCAGGTTCGAGTTCGGCGACGGGATCGGCGAATCGGTCGTCAAAGTTCGCCGCGGGGAGACGGAGCCGGCGAGAGCGGCGCTCGCCTGTATCGACCGCATCGACGGGTTTCCCGTCGGTATTCGCGTCACTGGGATCAGTGGCACGATCCGTGCCGCTGAAGAAAAGTTTTTAGGTAAACGCGGGCAAGTCCCGGCAGAGAGAAACGTCGTGTTTGAGAACGCTGAGCGAGTCGCAGTCGGACGAAACGCTGCCGCGGACATCCGGCTCGACGACGCGTTCGTCGGCGCGACAGACCTCGATTTAGTGTGA
- the psmA gene encoding archaeal proteasome endopeptidase complex subunit alpha, with protein MQGQAQQQAYDRGITIFSPDGRLYQVEYAREAVKRGTASIGIRTENGVVLAVDKRIPSPLLEDSSVEKIHKADDHIGIASAGHVADARQLIDFARRQAQVNHLRYGEPVGVETLTKNVTDHIQQYTQVGGARPFGVALIVGGIENGEPRLFETDPSGTPYEWKALAVGADRGELQNYLEENYDPEADLDGGISLALDALASVNDGSLLPSEVGLATVDAESESFEQFGLDQIETHLEENDLLGEEDADEADDE; from the coding sequence ATGCAGGGACAAGCCCAACAGCAGGCGTACGACCGAGGCATCACGATCTTCTCGCCCGACGGCCGACTCTACCAGGTCGAGTACGCCCGCGAGGCGGTCAAACGCGGAACGGCGAGTATCGGCATTCGAACGGAAAACGGCGTCGTGCTCGCGGTCGACAAGCGGATCCCGTCCCCGCTTCTCGAGGACTCGAGCGTCGAAAAGATCCACAAGGCGGACGATCATATCGGCATCGCGAGCGCGGGCCACGTCGCCGACGCGCGACAGCTGATCGACTTCGCCCGTCGCCAGGCCCAGGTCAACCACCTGCGCTACGGCGAGCCCGTGGGCGTCGAAACGCTGACCAAGAACGTCACCGATCACATCCAGCAGTACACCCAGGTCGGCGGTGCGCGGCCGTTCGGCGTTGCGCTCATCGTCGGCGGTATCGAGAACGGCGAACCGCGCCTGTTCGAGACGGACCCATCCGGGACGCCCTACGAGTGGAAGGCGCTCGCGGTCGGTGCAGACCGTGGCGAACTCCAGAACTACCTCGAGGAGAACTACGACCCCGAAGCGGATCTCGACGGCGGCATCTCGCTCGCGCTCGACGCGCTCGCGTCGGTCAACGACGGGAGCCTCCTGCCGTCCGAAGTCGGCCTCGCGACCGTCGACGCCGAATCAGAGTCCTTCGAGCAGTTTGGTCTCGACCAGATCGAGACCCACCTCGAGGAGAACGACCTCCTCGGCGAGGAAGACGCCGACGAAGCAGACGACGAGTAA
- a CDS encoding ribosome assembly factor SBDS: MISLDEAVTARLESHGARFEVLVDPDAALEIKRGEFDDDLEDHIAAEDVFEDASSGDRPAENDLEKVFDTTDPLEIIPEVIERGEIQITAEQRREMQEQKRKQLITTIARNAINPQMDDAPHPPERIESALEEAGFTVDPMEPVSEQVDDALDALRPVIPIRFEEVSIAVQIPAEYAGSAQAKIRQYGDLESEEWQPDGSWIGVVTFPAGLQNDFYDVVNENTSGEAETQVVKDKDDLRTR, from the coding sequence ATGATATCACTCGACGAGGCGGTGACGGCGCGACTCGAGTCACACGGGGCGCGGTTCGAAGTGCTTGTCGACCCCGATGCGGCACTCGAGATCAAACGCGGCGAGTTCGACGACGACCTGGAAGACCACATCGCCGCCGAAGACGTGTTCGAAGACGCCTCGAGCGGCGACCGGCCCGCCGAAAACGATCTCGAAAAAGTGTTCGACACGACGGATCCGCTCGAGATCATTCCGGAAGTGATCGAGAGAGGGGAGATCCAGATCACGGCCGAGCAGCGCCGCGAGATGCAAGAACAGAAACGGAAACAACTCATCACGACGATCGCGCGAAACGCCATCAACCCGCAGATGGACGACGCGCCGCACCCGCCCGAGCGCATCGAGAGCGCGCTCGAGGAAGCCGGGTTCACCGTCGATCCGATGGAACCGGTGAGCGAACAGGTCGACGACGCGCTCGACGCGCTGCGGCCGGTGATTCCGATCCGGTTCGAGGAGGTTTCGATCGCCGTCCAGATCCCGGCAGAGTACGCGGGCAGCGCGCAGGCGAAGATTCGCCAGTACGGCGACCTCGAGAGCGAAGAGTGGCAACCCGACGGGTCGTGGATCGGCGTCGTGACGTTCCCCGCGGGCCTGCAAAACGACTTCTACGACGTCGTCAACGAGAACACGAGCGGCGAAGCGGAAACGCAGGTCGTCAAGGACAAAGACGATCTCCGCACGCGATAA
- a CDS encoding FUN14 domain-containing protein, translating to MVEIDPTSMGFEFAASAVLGGLIGFAVKTVAKLVAVIVGVELVIFRYLESNGVVTVDWDRLSAGLLETQERAQEGADWIESIVSTTTVGVGFASGFLLGYYRA from the coding sequence ATGGTGGAAATCGATCCGACGTCGATGGGGTTCGAGTTCGCCGCGAGCGCCGTTCTCGGCGGGCTGATCGGCTTCGCGGTCAAGACCGTCGCGAAACTCGTCGCGGTTATCGTCGGCGTCGAACTCGTCATCTTTCGATACCTCGAGTCCAACGGCGTCGTGACCGTCGACTGGGACCGACTCAGCGCCGGCCTACTCGAGACACAGGAACGAGCACAAGAAGGGGCCGACTGGATCGAATCGATCGTCTCGACGACCACCGTGGGCGTCGGGTTCGCGAGCGGCTTTCTGCTGGGCTACTACCGTGCGTAG
- the hflX gene encoding GTPase HflX: MKALIAKRIDSGTPDTTEIRDLARAAGYDVVGEITQSRTADAALQLGEGKAHELAAEAEATDAKTVIFDNRLGPYQMYNLGKLLPEGVEILDRFTLILEIFGQRAQTRKAQLQVELAELRYELPRAEAKTSLAKRDEHPGFMGLGEYDESREQDIKAQISRIRDELEQIEQTEQHRRERRRASGFDLVALAGYTNAGKSTLLRQLADDLDVDENEELHPDLDSTAESQDRLFTTLGTTTRRAALEPRDVLVTDTVGFISDLPHWLVESFKSTLDSVYRADLVLLVVDVSEPIDEIHEKLVTCHDTLYERNEAPIVTVLNKIDAVSEAELEEKAAALSALAPNPVTVSAREGTNVDELLERIDRELPDWERERLVLPMTDDTMSLVSWIHDNANVEDVTYGDEDVLLSFEARPMVISQARSRASELEAASA; this comes from the coding sequence ATGAAGGCACTTATCGCAAAGCGGATCGATTCGGGAACGCCGGACACGACGGAGATACGAGACCTCGCGCGGGCCGCGGGGTACGACGTCGTCGGGGAGATAACGCAGTCTCGAACGGCCGACGCCGCGTTACAACTCGGCGAGGGGAAAGCCCACGAACTCGCGGCGGAGGCCGAAGCGACCGACGCGAAGACGGTCATCTTCGACAATCGGCTCGGTCCGTATCAGATGTACAATCTGGGGAAGTTGCTCCCCGAAGGGGTCGAGATCCTCGATCGATTCACGCTGATCCTCGAGATCTTCGGCCAGCGAGCGCAGACCCGGAAGGCCCAACTGCAGGTCGAACTCGCCGAGCTTCGATACGAACTCCCGCGTGCGGAGGCCAAGACGAGTCTGGCAAAGCGGGACGAACACCCCGGGTTCATGGGGCTTGGCGAGTACGACGAGAGCCGCGAACAGGACATCAAAGCCCAGATCAGTCGGATCAGGGACGAACTCGAGCAGATCGAGCAGACCGAACAGCACCGACGCGAGCGCCGTCGGGCCTCCGGCTTCGACCTCGTCGCACTCGCTGGCTATACGAACGCGGGGAAATCGACGTTGCTCCGCCAACTCGCGGACGACCTGGACGTCGACGAGAACGAGGAACTCCACCCGGATCTCGATTCGACGGCCGAGTCTCAGGATCGGCTCTTTACGACGCTCGGAACGACGACACGACGGGCGGCCCTCGAGCCACGAGACGTCCTCGTGACGGATACGGTCGGTTTCATCAGCGACCTCCCTCACTGGCTGGTCGAGTCGTTCAAGTCGACGCTCGATTCGGTCTACCGGGCCGATCTCGTCTTGCTCGTCGTCGACGTCAGCGAACCGATCGACGAGATACACGAGAAACTCGTCACCTGCCACGACACGCTCTACGAACGTAACGAGGCGCCGATCGTCACCGTTCTCAACAAGATCGACGCCGTGAGCGAGGCGGAACTCGAGGAGAAGGCCGCCGCCCTCTCGGCGCTCGCGCCGAACCCGGTCACCGTCAGCGCCCGCGAGGGAACGAACGTGGACGAACTGCTCGAGCGGATCGATCGGGAACTCCCCGACTGGGAGCGCGAGCGGCTCGTGTTGCCGATGACCGACGACACGATGAGCCTGGTCTCGTGGATCCACGACAACGCGAACGTCGAGGACGTCACCTACGGCGACGAGGACGTTCTCCTCTCGTTCGAAGCGCGACCGATGGTGATCTCGCAGGCGCGCTCGCGGGCGAGCGAACTCGAGGCGGCCTCGGCCTGA
- a CDS encoding thiolase family protein — protein MERVAIIGASMTQFGQRDEWIRELLAEAGSACLEDAAVDPTDVDHLYVSNMASGEFEGQTGVVNALVHDLGAVPAYTERVDQTSSSGGAGIYAAWRSVASGASDMTLLVGGEKMTHRTTAEATDVIASLTHPCEYKHGVTLPSFAGLTARHYLERFDAPRESLGKVAAKNHKNGVDNPNAQFQKEVDLETILESPIVADPLRLYDFCPITDGSAALMLCPESVAAEYTDDYVVISGIDGATDTHVVHERPDPTIMGGVVESGDGAFEMADREPDDVDVAELHDMFTILEFLQMEGLGFAEQGEAWKLVEEGYTDRDGELPINTSGGLKSKGHPLGASGVAQGVEIYEQLMGEAGPRQVDADVGLCCNVGGFGNCVITTIMEAAA, from the coding sequence ATGGAACGAGTTGCAATCATCGGGGCCTCGATGACCCAGTTCGGCCAGCGGGACGAGTGGATCCGCGAGCTGCTCGCCGAGGCCGGCAGTGCGTGTCTCGAGGACGCGGCGGTCGACCCCACGGACGTCGATCACCTGTACGTCTCGAACATGGCAAGCGGCGAGTTCGAAGGGCAGACGGGCGTCGTCAACGCCCTCGTCCACGACCTGGGCGCGGTGCCGGCCTACACCGAACGAGTCGATCAGACGAGCTCGAGCGGCGGCGCGGGGATCTACGCGGCGTGGCGCTCTGTCGCAAGCGGCGCGAGCGACATGACGCTGCTCGTCGGCGGGGAGAAAATGACACACCGCACCACCGCCGAGGCGACGGACGTCATCGCGTCGCTCACGCATCCCTGTGAGTACAAACACGGGGTCACGCTCCCCTCTTTCGCCGGGCTCACCGCGCGACACTACCTCGAGCGCTTCGACGCGCCCCGAGAGAGTCTCGGCAAAGTCGCGGCGAAAAACCACAAGAACGGCGTCGACAATCCGAACGCCCAGTTCCAGAAGGAAGTCGACCTCGAGACGATCCTCGAGTCGCCGATCGTCGCCGACCCGCTTCGGCTCTACGACTTCTGCCCGATCACCGACGGCAGCGCCGCGCTGATGCTCTGTCCGGAGTCGGTGGCGGCGGAGTACACGGACGACTACGTCGTGATCTCGGGGATCGACGGCGCGACTGACACCCACGTCGTCCACGAACGGCCGGATCCGACGATAATGGGCGGCGTCGTCGAGAGCGGCGACGGTGCATTCGAAATGGCCGACCGCGAGCCGGACGACGTCGACGTCGCGGAGTTACACGACATGTTCACGATCCTCGAGTTCCTCCAGATGGAGGGACTCGGCTTCGCAGAGCAGGGCGAGGCCTGGAAGTTAGTCGAGGAGGGGTACACGGATCGGGACGGCGAGTTGCCGATCAACACCTCCGGCGGGTTGAAATCGAAAGGCCATCCGCTGGGAGCCAGCGGCGTCGCACAGGGCGTCGAAATCTACGAACAGCTCATGGGCGAGGCGGGACCGCGACAGGTCGACGCGGACGTGGGCCTGTGCTGTAACGTCGGCGGGTTCGGAAACTGCGTCATCACGACCATCATGGAGGCTGCAGCATGA
- a CDS encoding nucleic acid-binding protein produces MTMEAYRYEDGSISYPGHPVGPDGSEPVETIDLSEYTAEVITWTTSTATPPGVREPNTLAIVEFDVDGEPVRAIGQATSDDLETGDEVEPVYVDELREPGAGIREPESQAWDGYRFEPV; encoded by the coding sequence ATGACCATGGAAGCCTATCGCTACGAAGACGGATCGATCAGCTACCCCGGCCACCCGGTCGGCCCGGACGGCAGCGAGCCGGTCGAGACGATCGACCTGAGCGAGTACACCGCCGAGGTGATCACGTGGACGACGAGCACGGCGACGCCGCCCGGCGTCCGCGAACCGAACACGCTCGCCATCGTCGAGTTCGACGTCGACGGCGAGCCGGTCCGAGCGATCGGGCAGGCCACCAGCGACGACCTCGAGACGGGCGACGAAGTCGAGCCTGTCTACGTCGACGAACTCCGAGAACCCGGTGCGGGGATCAGAGAGCCCGAGAGCCAGGCGTGGGACGGGTACCGGTTCGAGCCGGTGTAA
- a CDS encoding DUF7547 family protein, which translates to MTDRDEDLADAVRELAETIDELRAELEPRRRRPPLRPPTPRELLRVADDIAIPAALAVLKANVRALEAFQRGIELVRTEREARERTKTAAKSTERRAKKLRETTVSQLDTVLSELQRGVSEGSVPADERVADLLEEARTLRDDVDRRLQEVAERTEANEAHSIEIDGEDGESDAAGEVDVDAVDESNVDVDAELETLKDQFGDDDDDQSAENDGDEPPTDDGDADDADG; encoded by the coding sequence ATGACCGACCGTGACGAGGACCTCGCGGACGCCGTCCGCGAACTCGCCGAGACCATCGACGAGCTCCGCGCCGAGCTCGAGCCGCGGCGTCGTCGCCCGCCGTTGCGTCCGCCGACGCCGCGCGAGTTGCTCCGCGTCGCAGACGACATCGCGATCCCGGCGGCCCTGGCCGTGTTGAAGGCGAACGTCCGCGCGCTCGAGGCCTTCCAGCGCGGGATCGAGCTCGTTCGAACGGAACGGGAAGCACGAGAGCGGACCAAGACGGCCGCGAAGTCGACCGAAAGACGCGCGAAGAAACTCCGGGAGACGACCGTCTCGCAACTCGATACGGTTCTTTCTGAGCTGCAACGCGGCGTCTCCGAGGGCTCGGTTCCGGCCGACGAACGCGTCGCCGACCTGCTCGAGGAAGCTCGGACCCTCCGCGACGACGTGGACCGTCGACTGCAGGAGGTCGCCGAACGAACCGAGGCGAACGAAGCGCACTCGATCGAGATCGACGGCGAAGACGGTGAGTCGGACGCCGCTGGTGAGGTCGACGTCGACGCCGTCGACGAGTCGAACGTCGACGTGGACGCCGAACTCGAGACGCTCAAAGACCAGTTCGGCGACGACGATGACGACCAGTCGGCCGAGAACGACGGCGACGAACCGCCGACCGACGATGGGGACGCTGACGACGCAGACGGCTAA
- the tbsP gene encoding transcriptional regulator TbsP yields MASNLLNHQIDDILRSVLEDASGDVYMVNPSRDAIEEFVSVATDFDGSVPSVKMLANEQTLKEVMGDFIIASNAADLISDGALALRTLGETPENSLCLTGDRVIAVVHAGDRVGGLVTDDEEFVEETFSAYETRWENADQFKLRTPPITDVRETLSEEISPEAEADFTAILNSLETARGDGDGLDEVTISLVVAAKNEALLYDISKWGEDVGIASKATFSRTKTKLEDMGLIDTEKVPIDVGRPRLRLKIGDDRLREADNGQIATVTQSILN; encoded by the coding sequence ATGGCCTCGAATTTACTCAATCATCAGATTGACGATATCCTCAGAAGCGTTCTCGAGGATGCGAGTGGAGACGTTTATATGGTGAACCCATCGCGGGACGCGATCGAAGAGTTCGTCTCGGTCGCGACCGACTTCGACGGTTCGGTGCCATCGGTCAAGATGCTCGCCAACGAACAGACGCTCAAGGAGGTCATGGGCGACTTCATCATCGCGTCGAACGCCGCCGACCTCATCAGCGACGGTGCCCTCGCGCTCCGGACGCTCGGCGAGACCCCGGAAAATTCCCTCTGTCTCACGGGAGACCGCGTCATCGCCGTCGTCCACGCCGGCGACCGCGTCGGGGGGCTTGTCACCGACGACGAGGAATTCGTCGAGGAAACGTTCTCGGCCTACGAAACCCGCTGGGAGAACGCCGACCAGTTCAAGCTCCGGACGCCGCCGATCACCGACGTTCGCGAAACGCTCTCCGAGGAGATCAGCCCCGAAGCCGAAGCGGACTTCACCGCGATTTTGAACTCCCTCGAGACGGCTCGCGGCGACGGCGACGGGCTCGACGAGGTGACGATTTCACTCGTCGTCGCCGCCAAAAACGAGGCGCTGCTGTACGACATCAGCAAGTGGGGCGAGGACGTGGGCATCGCATCGAAGGCGACGTTCTCGCGCACCAAGACGAAACTCGAGGATATGGGCCTCATCGACACCGAAAAGGTCCCGATCGACGTCGGTCGACCGCGCCTCCGTCTGAAGATCGGCGACGACCGGCTCCGAGAGGCGGACAACGGCCAGATCGCGACCGTCACCCAGTCGATCCTCAACTAG
- the glyA gene encoding serine hydroxymethyltransferase gives MEHDHVRAVDPAVADALENEVDRQRSSLQMIASENHVSKAVLDAQGSALTNKYAEGYPGERYYGGCEYADEVEQHAIDRATELFGAEHVNVQPHSGTQANQAVYFAMLEPGDKILSLDLTHGGHLSHGHPANFVGQLYDVEQYEVDPDTGYLDYEGLAEQAEEFEPDIIVSGYSAYPREIEWERIQEAADAVDAYHLADIAHITGLVAAGVHDSPVGIADFVTGSTHKTIRSGRGGIVMTREEYADGIDSAVFPGGQGGPLMHNIAGKAVGFKEALEPEFEDYAEQTVANAKALGESLADNGFSLVSGGTDNHLVLVDLRESHPDTSGGTAEEALEAAGIVLNGNTVPGETRSAFDPSGIRAGTPALTTRGFDEDDCRTVGDLIARVVESPDDQNVLEEVREEVETLCAENPLYEDE, from the coding sequence ATGGAACACGACCACGTCCGGGCAGTCGATCCCGCCGTGGCCGACGCCCTCGAGAACGAGGTCGATCGGCAGCGGTCGTCGCTTCAAATGATCGCGAGCGAGAACCACGTCAGCAAGGCGGTCCTCGACGCGCAGGGCAGCGCCCTGACGAACAAGTACGCCGAGGGATACCCCGGCGAACGCTACTATGGCGGCTGCGAGTACGCCGACGAGGTAGAACAGCACGCAATCGACCGCGCGACGGAACTCTTCGGCGCCGAGCACGTCAACGTCCAGCCCCACTCGGGCACGCAGGCCAACCAGGCCGTCTACTTCGCAATGCTCGAGCCCGGTGATAAGATCCTCTCGCTCGATCTGACCCACGGCGGCCACCTCAGTCACGGCCACCCGGCGAACTTCGTGGGCCAACTCTACGACGTCGAGCAGTACGAGGTCGACCCCGACACCGGCTATCTCGACTACGAGGGACTGGCCGAGCAGGCCGAGGAATTCGAACCCGACATCATCGTCTCGGGTTACTCCGCGTACCCCCGCGAGATCGAGTGGGAGCGCATTCAGGAGGCTGCCGACGCGGTCGACGCCTACCACCTCGCGGACATCGCTCACATCACGGGCCTCGTCGCCGCCGGCGTCCACGACTCGCCGGTCGGCATCGCTGATTTCGTCACCGGATCGACCCACAAGACGATCCGCTCCGGTCGCGGCGGCATCGTCATGACGCGCGAGGAGTACGCGGACGGCATCGACTCGGCGGTGTTCCCCGGCGGACAGGGCGGCCCCCTCATGCACAACATCGCCGGCAAGGCCGTCGGCTTCAAGGAAGCCCTCGAGCCCGAGTTCGAAGACTACGCAGAGCAAACGGTCGCCAACGCGAAGGCGCTGGGCGAGAGCCTCGCCGACAACGGCTTCTCGCTCGTCTCCGGCGGCACCGACAACCACCTCGTGCTCGTCGACCTCCGTGAGAGCCACCCCGACACCTCGGGTGGCACCGCCGAAGAGGCCCTCGAGGCCGCGGGCATCGTCCTCAACGGGAACACGGTACCCGGCGAGACGCGCTCGGCGTTCGACCCCTCGGGCATCCGCGCCGGCACGCCCGCGCTGACCACCCGCGGCTTCGACGAGGACGACTGCCGAACCGTCGGCGATCTGATCGCCCGCGTCGTCGAGAGTCCGGACGACCAGAACGTTCTCGAGGAGGTCCGCGAGGAAGTCGAAACGCTGTGTGCGGAGAACCCGCTGTACGAAGACGAGTAA
- a CDS encoding bifunctional methylenetetrahydrofolate dehydrogenase/methenyltetrahydrofolate cyclohydrolase has protein sequence MTEIIDGNAVASEIRDGLTDAIETLADAGTRPGLATVLMGDDPASQTYVNMKQRDCEEVGIDGTHVEIDGDAPASELYDAIEDLNDDPSVHGYIVQEPVPDHIDYREVLRRIDPAKDADAFHPENVGRLVAGQPRFKPCTPHGIQKLLEAYDVETEGADVTIIGRSNIVGKPMANLLMQKADGGNATVTVCHSRTEDLEAKTRTADIVIAASGVTELVDASMLADGAVVIDVGISRVDADNEKGYELVGDVDFESAKSKASAITPVPGGVGPMTRAMLLHNTVNAASAQQGIDVDLP, from the coding sequence ATGACCGAGATCATCGATGGAAACGCCGTTGCGAGCGAGATCCGCGATGGACTGACCGACGCGATCGAAACGCTCGCCGACGCCGGGACGCGGCCGGGGCTCGCGACCGTCCTGATGGGCGACGACCCCGCGAGTCAGACGTACGTGAACATGAAACAGCGCGACTGCGAGGAGGTCGGCATCGACGGCACCCACGTCGAGATCGACGGGGACGCGCCCGCGAGCGAACTCTACGACGCGATCGAGGATCTCAACGACGATCCGTCCGTCCACGGCTACATCGTCCAGGAGCCGGTCCCGGATCACATCGACTACAGGGAAGTGCTTCGCCGGATCGATCCGGCCAAGGACGCCGACGCCTTCCATCCCGAAAACGTCGGTCGGCTCGTCGCCGGCCAGCCCCGATTCAAACCGTGTACCCCCCACGGGATCCAGAAGCTGCTCGAGGCCTACGACGTCGAGACGGAGGGCGCGGACGTGACCATCATCGGCCGGTCGAACATCGTCGGCAAACCGATGGCGAACCTGCTCATGCAGAAAGCCGACGGCGGCAACGCGACGGTGACGGTCTGTCACTCCCGAACGGAAGACCTCGAGGCGAAGACGCGAACGGCGGACATCGTGATCGCCGCATCCGGCGTCACCGAACTCGTCGACGCGTCGATGCTCGCCGACGGCGCGGTCGTGATCGACGTCGGCATCTCTCGCGTCGACGCCGACAACGAGAAGGGCTACGAGCTCGTCGGCGACGTCGACTTCGAGAGCGCGAAATCGAAGGCCAGCGCCATCACCCCGGTCCCGGGCGGGGTCGGCCCGATGACGCGCGCGATGCTTCTGCACAACACCGTCAACGCCGCGAGCGCCCAGCAGGGAATCGACGTCGATCTCCCCTAA
- a CDS encoding DUF7117 family protein — protein sequence MKIRGERECTECGTRWSYYETGNVSCPHCGTLRSVGLDERTEHTDLQIEFDLTPVRNAVEDSATDDLAKRCRERSREYVRQRGFINGGDLRELDDTYLAAAELVHVADVVARERQLAERDELYFLTLLEVADQGRRPPASEVPNSLRSARGIAVANAVRDYRRDIRTWSEERTLTTNQQRALETLGDHVTRIRMLEGDIRPETAETLVRATRELAAALQGETEAIERATQQLEALEFE from the coding sequence ATGAAGATTCGGGGCGAGCGCGAATGCACCGAGTGTGGGACCCGCTGGTCGTACTACGAAACGGGGAACGTGAGCTGTCCACACTGTGGGACGCTCCGGAGCGTCGGCCTCGACGAACGAACCGAACACACGGACCTGCAGATCGAGTTCGATCTGACGCCGGTTCGAAACGCCGTCGAGGACAGCGCGACCGACGACCTCGCAAAGCGGTGTCGGGAGCGCTCCCGGGAGTACGTCCGCCAACGCGGATTCATCAACGGGGGCGACCTGCGCGAACTCGACGATACGTATCTCGCGGCCGCCGAACTAGTGCACGTCGCCGACGTCGTCGCGCGCGAACGGCAGCTCGCAGAGCGCGACGAACTCTACTTTCTCACGCTACTCGAAGTCGCAGATCAGGGGCGACGCCCGCCCGCATCGGAGGTTCCGAACTCGCTTCGCTCGGCTCGCGGAATTGCCGTCGCCAACGCCGTTCGAGACTACCGACGCGATATCCGAACATGGAGCGAGGAACGGACGCTCACGACCAACCAACAACGCGCCCTCGAGACGCTCGGGGACCACGTCACGCGAATCCGCATGCTCGAGGGAGATATTCGACCGGAAACCGCCGAGACCCTCGTTCGTGCGACTCGCGAACTCGCGGCGGCTCTGCAGGGCGAAACGGAAGCGATCGAGCGCGCGACCCAACAGCTCGAGGCGCTCGAGTTCGAGTAA
- a CDS encoding PadR family transcriptional regulator: MYDLTGFQRDLLYVIAGEEEPHGLAIKEELEQYYEKEIHHGRLYPNLDTLVDKGLVEKGRRDRRTNFYTLTRRGQRELEARREWEGQYVEL, encoded by the coding sequence ATGTACGACCTGACAGGATTTCAGCGTGACCTGCTCTACGTCATCGCTGGCGAGGAGGAACCGCACGGACTGGCCATCAAGGAGGAACTCGAGCAGTACTACGAAAAGGAGATTCACCACGGGCGACTGTACCCGAACCTCGATACCCTCGTCGACAAGGGACTCGTCGAAAAGGGACGCCGCGATCGGCGAACCAACTTCTACACGCTCACTCGCCGCGGGCAGCGCGAACTCGAGGCGCGCCGGGAGTGGGAAGGACAGTACGTCGAACTCTAG